The sequence TCCGAAACTCTCCCTCCTCAGTCTTTGGATCTCTGTGTTAAGCCCCAGCAGCGTCTGAGCCAGCTGGAGGTCCTGTGATCGCATCTCCAGCTGCATGACAACAATGAAAGGACTGAATCAGCACATTTGAAGCAATAATGCCCATAGTTACATGCAGAAGCTTCTAGTCCTTTTATCATCATCTAAGGGATAGTTTTGACATCAAAACTGTTGCAAACTACAAAGAAAAGGCACTGATTCTTGCATTTGACAATGAGCTTACCAGTTCAGATCTAAGCCAGGTTATCGCTCCGTCTATCTGCGCCCTCCGCAGCTCCTCGTTTGCTTGGTAACTCCTCCCGATGCTGACTGGTCTGACAGTATTTCCACTCTCTTGACTATCTTCTCTGGACTCTTCTGCTGCCCTGAAGGCAtgaatcagtttgttttttatgttctccAGAACCATGGTGGACAGGGTATCCTCACTGTGGCTGTCTCGGTCCATACTGGGGGATATACTGTAAGTTTGTGCCCCCTTTGTACTTGTTTCACTCTCTCACAGGCCTGTACACACTTTAGCTGAAATTTTTGGAATCCTTTAACTCCCCTTtccaaactcaaaactggtctTCTTTCTCCTTCCTGTATGAGAACCTGGCTCCTCAGTAGCAAATGTGCTTCTGTTCAGCAGCTGCAATCTCCCCTTTTGCCTGCCTGCTGTTGAACTGCCTTGTTTTGTCATTGTTACTATGGAGAAAGTGCCCTCCGCCTGCATgccccatctcctcctcctcctcctcctttttggtAACCTTAATAAGAATGGTGGAAGATCTTGGACAAAGACTATTGTTGCCTCCAAAAAAAGAGAACTCAAAAGACTCCCCCGTCTACCACACCCTCCcccccttttctttctctccgtCTTTTTCTCAGTCCATCCCGCCCCCATACAACTCCAGTGTGAGAAATGTGTCCTGAGTGAGCTCTCATTTGGTGCCAAAGTATAGACCTGTGAGTGTCTATGTGGGTGCCTGCATGTATCAAAACCCCCAGTGGACTTCTTACAGAGCTTCTCCCTAAATAAGACCTGCTTGTCAGCTTAGGAGACGGACAGGTTGGGcgagaaaagagaggagacacagGCTCAGTGTTAGTCGTTTTAGAGACACAAAAAAGGCCATCCTACGGTGAAATATAACCAGGCTCTTTGTGCAGGAGTTAAGTCCTCTCCCTGTGGGGTTGTGGGATGTTTTTTGGCATCTGAGAGCAGTTTTTCCCCTGACTTTTGTCCAAAGATGAGACAGGGGTCTAGTGTTTGCTTCTTGCTGACTTACTGGAGGCCTATTTGGAGGGGACATAACACTCAATCAGCGCTTTCAAGTGCACAGCTTCCCCCCCAAAGGTAATTCATCATTGAGAaaatgttttgctctttttcactgGTTTGTGTTTGATAGAAAACAAAACCTTGTGATGTCCAGCAACCTATTAAAAAACTCTCAGCCAAGCTCTGCTCCACACATTGGCCATTAAACGAATAGCTTTGATTTGCAATTCCGTCACACAGTGATCGGTAAAAGACAGATGGATTAGGGTGCCGGAGAGAGGCAGAGTATTGCACTTGTCGAAGCTCATAACGTGAGCTATGACTCCATTTGTGCAGAGGTCCGTGGAGCGTGAGAAAGAGGTTGGAGAGATCGAGCCATGAGTCTTGAAGGTCAAGGAAGCAGAGCGGGACGAGACAGCGATGGCAGGGACAAACAAGCTGGGGAACACAGGCTGAGTCTTTGGTTGTTGGGTCACAGGGGCAGTATATCTTTCCTTTGACCAATCTCCACCCTAAAGACCAAGCTGTGGACCCTTACAGATTTTAATGGTATCATGTCCATTGTGAGTAATCAGGGGCTTGATATGGAATAAAAAATGAGGAATGGTACCAAGAATCATGACATATCAGACTGCCTTTAATGGTAAAATGgtataaaacatggacgtaGTCTCAAATATGTCACCTGCTGGTTACTTAGGGGTATTTTGAAGCTTAACCCTTTGAGACCAAAGTTGTCGTATGACAAGAGGCACAGGTTATTAAAGGTTAGATAACTTTTGAACTCAGGTTGTAGGCACTTACTTTCTCCTCTGGAAGCCCTCTGTTTTGCCATGACGATGCTATTCATGCTTTTGTAGCCCTTACAGAGGCTTctctagcgagcctggaacttgggcaATTTTCCAGGGCATTTAAAGATCAAACCCATGCCAGTAActcctattgaacatctttt comes from Cheilinus undulatus linkage group 16, ASM1832078v1, whole genome shotgun sequence and encodes:
- the si:ch211-153f2.3 gene encoding uncharacterized protein si:ch211-153f2.3 isoform X1, yielding MDRDSHSEDTLSTMVLENIKNKLIHAFRAAEESREDSQESGNTVRPVSIGRSYQANEELRRAQIDGAITWLRSELLEMRSQDLQLAQTLLGLNTEIQRLRRESFGGVDVEGDDQP
- the si:ch211-153f2.3 gene encoding protein FAM167A isoform X2 — translated: MVQKRHTRRAAEESREDSQESGNTVRPVSIGRSYQANEELRRAQIDGAITWLRSELLEMRSQDLQLAQTLLGLNTEIQRLRRESFGGVDVEGDDQP